From Glycine max cultivar Williams 82 chromosome 11, Glycine_max_v4.0, whole genome shotgun sequence, the proteins below share one genomic window:
- the LOC100812357 gene encoding uncharacterized protein: MRRVCDLNKLECNVLGLTWGVWDSSLFSLQPTIILGADVLYDSNAFDNLFATVTFLFRNSPGSTFITSYHNRSGHHLIEFLIGKWGLECLKLLDGFSFLASDKASLLSGNIQLAEISLISKDNARGSSKL; the protein is encoded by the exons ATGAGAAGAGTTTGTGACTTGAACAAACTTGAGTGCAAC GTGTTGGGATTGACATGGGGAGTTTGGGATTCATCCCTATTCAGTTTACAGCCAACAATTATTCTAGGGGCTGATGTGCTGTATGATTCAAACG CCTTTGATAACCTCTTTGCCACTGTGACTTTCCTGTTTCGAAATTCTCCTGGGTCAACTTTTATAACCTCATATCATAACCGAAG TGGGCATCACCTTATTGAGTTTTTGATAGGAAAATGGGGCTTAGAGTGTCTGAAGCTTCTTGATGGGTTTTCCTTCTTGGCATCTGACAAAGCATCACTGCTAAGTGGTAACATTCAATTGGCAGAGATATCTCTTATCTCAAAAGATAATGCCCGAGGTAGCTCAAAATTGTGA
- the SEPB2 gene encoding peroxidase sEPb2 precursor: protein MAVMVAFLNLIIMFSVVSTSKSLSLNYYSKTCPDVECIVAKAVKDATARDKTVPAALLRMHFHDCFVRGCDASVLLNSKGSNKAEKDGPPNVSLHAFYVIDAAKKALEASCPGVVSCADILALAARDAVFLSGGPTWDVPKGRKDGRTSKASETRQLPAPTFNLSQLRQSFSQRGLSGEDLVALSGGHTLGFSHCSSFKNRIHNFNATHDVDPSLNPSFATKLISICPLKNQAKNAGTSMDPSTTTFDNTYYRLILQQKGLFSSDQVLLDNPDTKNLVAKFATSKKAFYDAFAKSMIKMSSINGGQEVRKDCRVIN, encoded by the exons ATGGCTGTCATGGTTGCATTCTTGAATTTGATCATCATGTTTTCAGTAGTCTCTACAAGCAAGTCACTGAGCTTAAACTACTATTCAAAAACATGCCCTGATGTGGAATGCATTGTTGCCAAGGCAGTGAAGGATGCCACTGCTAGGGACAAAACTGTTCCAGCTGCACTTCTGCGAATGCACTTCCATGACTGTTTCGTTCGG GGGTGTGATGCCTCTGTGCTGCTAAATTCAAAAGGAAGCAACAAAGCAGAAAAAGATGGGCCACCAAATGTTTCTTTGCATGCATTCTATGTCATTGATGCAGCGAAGAAAGCACTAGAAGCTTCATGCCCAGGTGTGGTCTCTTGTGCTGACATCCTTGCTCTAGCAGCAAGGGATGCAGTTTTTCTG TCAGGAGGACCTACATGGGATGTTCCTAAAGGAAGAAAGGATGGCAGAACATCTAAAGCCAGCGAAACCAGACAATTACCAGCGCCAACCTTCAACTTATCACAACTGCGGCAAAGCTTTTCTCAAAGAGGACTGTCAGGGGAAGACCTGGTAGCTCTGTCAG GGGGGCACACTTTGGGTTTCTCTCACTGCTCATCTTTCAAGAACAGAATCCACAACTTCAATGCTACACATGATGTTGACCCTTCATTAAATCCATCATTTGCAACAAAACTGATATCAATTTGTCCACTAAAAAATCAGGCAAAAAATGCAGGCACCTCTATGGACCCTTCAACAACAACTTTTGATAATACATATTACAGGTTGATCCTCCAACAGAAAGgcttgttttcttctgatcaaGTTTTGCTTGACAACCCAGACACTAAAAATCTGGTTGCGAAGTTTGCCACCTCAAAAAAGGCTTTTTATGACGCTTTTGCAAAGTCCATGATCAAAATGAGTAGCATCAATGGTGGACAGGAGGTTAGAAAGGACTGCAGAGTGATCAATTAA